One window from the genome of Nicotiana sylvestris chromosome 9, ASM39365v2, whole genome shotgun sequence encodes:
- the LOC138878726 gene encoding secreted RxLR effector protein 161-like, with protein sequence MNNCSAGIVPIQKGDNFSLIQCLNNDVKRKEMESIPYYSIVGSPMYAQTCTRPDISFAVGMLGRYQSNPGIDHWKAAKKVLRYLKGTKDYMLMYRRSKHLEVVGYSDSDFVGCIDTRKSTFGYLFQLAEAAISWNSAKQSVIATSMMEAEFVACFEATIHALWL encoded by the coding sequence ATGAACAATTGTTCAGCTGGAATTGTTCCAATTCAAAAAGGGGACAATTTTAGTCTCATACAATGCCTTAATAATGATGTAAAGCGAAAAGAAATGGAATCAATTCCTTACTATTCTATTGTTGGTAGTCCGATGTATGCTCAGACTTGCACAAGACCTGATATTAGTTTTGCGGTCGGAATGTTGGGAAGATATCAGAGTAACCCAGGAATTGATCATTGGAAAGCTGCAAAGAAAGTTTTGAGGTACCTGAAAGGAACGAAGGATTACATGCTCATGTATAGGAGGTCCAAACATTTGGAAGTTGTTGGATACTCGGATTCAGATTTTGTTGGATGTATTGACACTAGAAAATCCACGTTTGGTTATTTGTTCCAATTAGCTGAAGCAGCAATATCGTGGAACAGTGCCAAACAGTCTGTCATTGCTACATCCATGATGGAAGCAGAATTTGTGGCATGTTTTGAGGCCACAATTCATGCATTATGGTTGTGA